A window from Nitrospira sp. ND1 encodes these proteins:
- a CDS encoding DEAD/DEAH box helicase — MNRHVNAIAGRLSLRHPQRHSLEILDRITEIAPPKKGADVAASLAAIKSEFPNVTDFERDFPSLCFALATGVGKTRLMGAFISYLHLAHGINHFFVLAPNLTIYNKLITDFTPNTSKYVFGGIAEFATEPPTIITGDNYESGVAARHTPLPGFGQEVHINIFNISKINSEVRGGKAPRIKRLSEYIGQSYFEYLAGLDDLVLLMDESHRYRASAGVRAINELKPVLGLELTATPFVESPKGPVPFKNVIYDYSLAKAMADGFVKEPAVVTQKNFNPSQFNAAQLEQIKLEDGVRLHENTKVELETYARQTGQRVVKPFMLIIARETTHAGQLMQLIQSPQFFEGRYKDKVIQVDSSKTGAEEDEMVQRLLAVESPDEPTEIVIHVNMLKEGWDVTNLYTIVPLRAANARTLIEQSIGRGLRLPYGKRTGVSTVDRLNIVAHDRFQEIVDEANKPDSMIHLTQVILDPATDLQKTRTVVAQSKIEEQLHGASLTGPAGGPPQATPIFSGEIERGIAQAAYKVIQKYENLPSSNDLLKPEIQAQIVEEVKQSVTPSQQALPGMATVPSIAEVVAKTAQLVVRQSIDIPRILVVPRGETTTGFHAFTLDCSIIHYQPVERDLLIQHLRTHEQETLSFGGRMQPEQRLEDYLVRGLVDFDDISYDEHSDLLYNLAGQLASHLRSYLSEEDARNVLIYHQKQLAAFVHAQMQEHHWEKATGYDVVVSKGFTDLKPSAYTARNGEPVQDFRQTVEDRSRISQMLFGGFQRGLYSVQKFDSDTERRLAIILDRDSQKWFRPASGQFQISYKQGISQHDYQPDFVAETSDCIYMLEPKAKNEMTSPDVLAKKEAAVTWCTRATTHALSNGGKPWKYVLLPHDMVDQNITLSGLATQFAVS, encoded by the coding sequence ATGAATCGACATGTCAACGCGATCGCTGGACGATTAAGTCTGCGCCATCCGCAACGGCACTCGCTGGAGATTCTCGATCGCATCACGGAGATCGCCCCTCCTAAGAAGGGAGCAGACGTCGCGGCCTCGCTGGCAGCAATCAAGAGCGAATTCCCGAATGTCACTGACTTCGAACGGGATTTTCCCTCTCTCTGTTTTGCGTTGGCTACTGGCGTTGGCAAGACAAGGCTCATGGGAGCCTTCATCAGCTATCTGCATCTTGCCCATGGCATCAATCACTTTTTTGTCTTAGCGCCGAACCTGACCATCTACAACAAGCTGATTACCGACTTTACTCCGAATACATCGAAGTATGTCTTTGGCGGGATTGCCGAGTTCGCGACCGAGCCGCCAACGATCATTACGGGAGACAACTACGAGTCCGGTGTGGCGGCTCGTCACACACCCTTGCCAGGTTTTGGGCAAGAGGTTCACATCAACATTTTCAATATCTCGAAGATTAATTCGGAAGTCCGAGGCGGGAAAGCGCCACGGATCAAGCGCTTGTCTGAATACATCGGCCAGAGCTATTTCGAGTATTTAGCGGGTCTCGACGATCTTGTGTTGCTCATGGACGAATCCCACCGCTATCGGGCGTCGGCGGGTGTGCGGGCCATTAACGAACTCAAACCAGTCCTTGGGTTAGAGCTCACGGCTACTCCGTTTGTGGAGTCCCCCAAAGGCCCGGTGCCATTTAAGAACGTGATCTATGACTACTCATTGGCCAAAGCGATGGCCGATGGGTTTGTCAAAGAGCCGGCGGTGGTCACCCAGAAGAATTTCAACCCGAGTCAGTTCAATGCCGCTCAATTGGAGCAGATCAAGTTGGAAGATGGCGTACGGCTTCACGAGAACACCAAGGTGGAGCTGGAAACCTACGCAAGGCAGACGGGGCAGCGTGTAGTGAAGCCCTTTATGCTCATTATTGCCCGCGAGACGACGCATGCGGGCCAACTGATGCAGCTGATTCAGTCCCCCCAGTTTTTTGAAGGCCGATACAAAGACAAAGTTATCCAGGTGGACTCCAGCAAGACCGGCGCAGAAGAGGACGAGATGGTTCAGCGCCTCCTTGCCGTCGAAAGCCCGGATGAGCCGACCGAGATCGTGATTCACGTGAACATGTTGAAGGAAGGCTGGGACGTCACAAACCTCTACACGATTGTCCCGCTGCGAGCTGCTAACGCGAGAACCCTTATCGAGCAGTCTATTGGACGCGGTCTCAGGCTTCCCTACGGCAAGCGGACTGGGGTCAGTACCGTGGACCGCCTGAACATCGTGGCCCATGACCGGTTCCAAGAAATCGTTGATGAAGCCAACAAGCCCGACTCCATGATCCACCTGACGCAGGTGATTCTCGACCCGGCAACTGATCTACAAAAGACACGAACCGTGGTCGCGCAATCAAAGATTGAAGAACAGTTGCACGGGGCCTCCCTCACTGGCCCTGCTGGTGGGCCACCGCAAGCCACTCCTATCTTTTCAGGAGAGATCGAGCGAGGAATCGCGCAGGCGGCATACAAGGTCATACAGAAATACGAGAACCTGCCGTCTTCGAATGACCTCTTGAAGCCAGAGATTCAGGCACAGATTGTAGAAGAGGTGAAACAATCCGTGACGCCAAGTCAGCAGGCCCTGCCGGGCATGGCTACAGTCCCGAGCATTGCGGAGGTTGTCGCTAAAACGGCGCAACTAGTCGTGCGGCAATCGATCGATATTCCACGGATTCTTGTCGTGCCGCGGGGTGAGACGACCACCGGCTTTCATGCCTTTACCCTGGACTGTTCAATTATCCACTACCAGCCTGTCGAACGGGATCTGCTGATCCAGCACCTTCGGACCCATGAGCAGGAAACCTTGAGCTTTGGTGGACGGATGCAACCGGAGCAGCGGCTTGAAGATTATCTGGTCCGAGGCCTCGTTGATTTTGATGACATCAGCTACGACGAGCACTCTGATTTGCTGTATAACCTAGCCGGGCAATTGGCCTCACACCTCCGCTCATATCTTTCCGAAGAGGATGCCAGGAATGTCCTCATTTACCATCAGAAACAGCTCGCCGCTTTCGTCCATGCTCAAATGCAGGAACATCATTGGGAGAAGGCTACGGGTTACGATGTGGTGGTGAGTAAAGGGTTCACGGACTTGAAGCCTAGTGCCTATACAGCGAGAAATGGTGAACCCGTCCAGGACTTTCGTCAGACCGTCGAGGATCGGAGCCGGATTTCGCAGATGCTCTTTGGCGGATTCCAGCGCGGCCTCTATTCCGTCCAGAAGTTTGACTCCGACACCGAACGACGGCTGGCCATTATCCTAGACCGAGATTCCCAGAAGTGGTTCCGACCGGCCTCAGGACAATTCCAGATTTCCTATAAGCAAGGGATCTCGCAGCACGACTACCAGCCGGACTTTGTAGCCGAGACATCGGACTGCATTTACATGCTCGAGCCCAAAGCTAAGAACGAGATGACCTCGCCGGATGTGCTTGCCAAGAAAGAGGCTGCTGTCACCTGGTGCACCCGCGCCACGACGCACGCCCTCAGCAACGGCGGCAAGCCGTGGAAGTATGTACTCCTTCCGCACGACATGGTCGACCAGAATATTACACTGTCAGGATTGGCAACGCAGTTTGCTGTGAGCTGA
- a CDS encoding SAVED domain-containing protein → MEHPTQILFILNVDGDVSESELLPLLTPNRYELLPFRLSDFGAAAVLREGGKRLPVDWNGHADAIERMISVARDKNRELGRPTEFYATGLAPLPLFAHLGCELSAWAAPLVLLNRRKAEQWDVLPLVGSEVEKSGQFFDVMEGLSTGGPAVGTGHVALFVSTIGQPAPQDAIRTALREDGKGLAGVVEIRTSSLRYLDSTNSANASEQLTMFLSQIAGAYPHAAGVAVFIAGPAPLAHIVGRAINPNQFAEILFAYYEAPRYEIVLRRPRPGRRIRPISMEQSDKLVRTSVLEEMKKGIEDIRATVQAEDLPEFMGSEGKSQFLNNLRRVALPSCPEGESFELHVLQGRMILGHGLLEALRDCSLESVRRIAALFFLHEVYHFDQNLQSTNYLNIGRAGVVLEELDFWADAVAVYVLTRRDIRLSQPDDRDAASRCLSANVEGVLNGIEAFDRFEHGNRIDRLAERRLRRYLIWHLELARARTRPETGGEIERMLTERLIVELAPLAGPVDVRSEKIVSRPFPTTELYVVLGKRLFRFPPNAYVDPGVVIESVRSFARETLASTMDHVVGQHGQDFAPWVLKTR, encoded by the coding sequence ATGGAGCACCCTACCCAAATCTTATTCATTCTAAACGTTGATGGAGATGTTTCCGAATCGGAGCTACTCCCACTCCTCACTCCCAATCGATACGAGCTTCTTCCGTTTCGTCTCAGCGACTTTGGCGCCGCAGCTGTCCTGCGTGAAGGTGGAAAACGATTGCCGGTAGATTGGAATGGTCATGCCGATGCCATCGAGCGAATGATTTCGGTTGCGCGAGACAAGAATCGCGAACTCGGGCGACCTACCGAATTCTATGCTACCGGGCTAGCACCCCTTCCTCTTTTCGCACATCTCGGGTGTGAGTTGTCTGCGTGGGCAGCCCCCCTGGTGCTCCTCAATCGTCGAAAAGCGGAGCAGTGGGATGTGTTGCCGCTCGTTGGGTCGGAAGTAGAAAAGAGCGGCCAGTTTTTTGATGTCATGGAAGGTCTTTCGACAGGTGGGCCTGCAGTAGGGACTGGACACGTCGCATTGTTTGTCTCGACGATCGGTCAGCCAGCACCACAGGACGCAATCAGAACTGCGTTACGTGAGGACGGAAAGGGTCTCGCTGGGGTGGTCGAGATAAGAACCAGTAGCCTCCGATATCTTGATAGTACAAATTCTGCGAATGCCTCAGAGCAACTGACGATGTTTCTGTCACAAATCGCAGGAGCCTACCCGCATGCTGCAGGAGTCGCTGTGTTTATTGCTGGTCCTGCTCCGCTCGCTCATATCGTCGGACGAGCAATAAACCCCAATCAATTTGCCGAGATCTTATTCGCTTATTATGAGGCGCCTCGCTATGAGATTGTTCTGCGACGGCCACGGCCAGGGAGACGTATTCGACCGATCAGTATGGAACAGAGCGATAAACTTGTGCGAACGAGTGTCCTGGAAGAAATGAAGAAGGGAATTGAGGATATCCGTGCGACGGTCCAAGCAGAAGATCTTCCTGAGTTCATGGGGAGCGAAGGCAAGTCCCAGTTCCTGAATAATCTACGGAGAGTTGCCTTGCCGAGTTGTCCAGAGGGTGAGTCTTTTGAACTCCACGTGCTTCAGGGACGAATGATTCTGGGGCATGGTCTTCTCGAAGCCCTCCGAGACTGCAGTCTGGAAAGTGTCCGTCGTATTGCTGCGCTGTTCTTCCTCCACGAGGTCTATCATTTTGATCAAAACCTGCAGTCGACCAACTATCTCAATATTGGTCGAGCCGGTGTCGTATTGGAAGAACTCGACTTTTGGGCTGACGCCGTCGCGGTTTACGTCCTGACTAGGCGAGACATTCGCCTTAGCCAACCGGATGATCGTGATGCAGCCAGTCGCTGCCTTTCTGCAAATGTGGAGGGGGTGCTGAATGGCATCGAGGCGTTCGATCGATTCGAGCATGGGAATCGTATTGATCGGTTGGCAGAACGACGTCTTCGCCGGTACTTGATATGGCATCTTGAGCTAGCACGTGCACGAACACGACCAGAGACTGGCGGAGAGATCGAGCGCATGCTCACTGAGCGTTTGATTGTCGAACTTGCTCCCCTCGCTGGTCCGGTTGATGTTCGTTCAGAAAAAATTGTCAGCCGACCGTTTCCCACAACTGAACTCTATGTCGTGTTAGGGAAAAGGCTCTTCCGTTTTCCGCCCAATGCCTACGTCGATCCTGGAGTCGTCATCGAATCCGTTCGTAGTTTTGCTCGTGAAACTCTTGCGTCCACTATGGATCATGTTGTGGGCCAGCATGGTCAGGACTTTGCCCCCTGGGTTCTGAAAACGCGGTAG
- a CDS encoding PD-(D/E)XK nuclease family protein, which produces MKAEEVALLERFVLDNPDLERLEAILDEFNPFVAMRWTRQETRHSCFLRWLLDPSETHGLGPYFLRQFVKYIASISNQPASLSVVDLDSWSYMTTQVLTEWNNIDLLIRDDTHKLIVLIENKVDSSEHSDQLNRYRSLIEKQFPQHHKFLVYLTVDSEIASDGAFIALGYPDLIRLVSDTIKRRQDQMHPSVSAFMESYVEMLRRHIVEASEIQTLCEKIYKTHRRALEILFEYQPDRASELKDYLIGLIGNVAHLQADYSSKSYIRFMPKSLDFLPLHGEGWTLSKRMILIEIDQSGGGIKLKLLLGPGRQETRKRIYAFISKQPTVFNRAGTKYYPRWWSFHSENWVTKKEYDENDIEDLKQRISARFGEFITGELRQMVKVIEGLRGESWD; this is translated from the coding sequence ATGAAAGCAGAAGAAGTCGCTCTGCTGGAACGGTTCGTTCTTGATAACCCAGACCTTGAGCGGCTTGAGGCAATTCTCGACGAATTTAACCCCTTCGTCGCAATGAGGTGGACCCGACAGGAAACCCGTCACTCTTGTTTTCTGCGATGGCTTTTAGATCCTTCAGAAACACATGGCCTGGGCCCCTACTTTCTACGCCAGTTCGTGAAATATATTGCCTCGATATCCAATCAGCCGGCCAGCTTGTCTGTTGTAGATTTGGACAGCTGGTCCTACATGACCACCCAGGTATTGACTGAGTGGAACAACATCGATCTCCTCATCCGTGACGATACCCACAAGCTTATAGTGCTCATTGAAAACAAAGTAGACAGCAGTGAGCACAGCGATCAGCTCAATCGATACCGAAGTCTTATAGAGAAGCAGTTTCCACAGCATCACAAATTCTTGGTGTATCTGACTGTCGATAGCGAAATAGCCTCCGATGGGGCTTTCATTGCCCTTGGATACCCAGATCTCATACGGCTAGTGAGCGATACGATCAAAAGACGACAGGATCAGATGCATCCTTCTGTAAGCGCATTCATGGAGTCGTATGTTGAGATGCTGAGGAGGCATATCGTGGAAGCTTCAGAAATTCAAACGCTGTGTGAAAAGATCTACAAGACGCACAGGCGTGCTCTCGAGATCTTGTTCGAATATCAACCGGACCGAGCGTCTGAGCTTAAGGACTATCTTATCGGCTTGATCGGAAACGTAGCGCATTTGCAGGCAGACTACAGTTCCAAATCCTATATCCGTTTCATGCCCAAGTCTCTGGACTTTCTTCCCCTACACGGAGAGGGGTGGACTCTGTCCAAACGTATGATTCTTATTGAGATTGACCAGTCAGGAGGCGGGATCAAACTCAAACTATTACTCGGGCCTGGTCGACAGGAAACCCGTAAGCGCATTTATGCCTTTATTTCCAAGCAACCAACTGTATTCAATCGTGCTGGAACAAAGTATTACCCACGCTGGTGGTCATTCCATAGTGAAAATTGGGTGACGAAGAAAGAGTACGATGAAAATGACATCGAGGATCTTAAGCAGCGCATTAGCGCCAGGTTTGGAGAGTTTATCACCGGTGAATTGAGACAAATGGTGAAGGTCATTGAAGGTCTACGCGGAGAGTCCTGGGACTAA
- a CDS encoding nucleotidyltransferase: MAAEEFLSNLARKWEPTELQKQEVAASQRHLRELLHESRLPVLDSYLSGSYSRDTALRPIDDVDIVFIVEPSHWSQWPSLWRPEPYEVLDSFARAIRHRYTLSSVYGQRRSVNLRLSDLDIDVVPALSANEHSSAIYVPDRQARTWILSNPKEHARQATQVNRSRDGQLKPLVKLLKLWNRQLPSTAQVKSFLLETMALRIFRRYGIPSLEEGLVRFWDHMAYAAGEDTVLQWESVGIGLSGWSTSVPDVAETGGDVAGGLDSECRQKFVQRAISSRDKALASLRARNNSYAVDHWKRAFHLL; this comes from the coding sequence ATGGCAGCAGAAGAATTCTTGTCGAATCTTGCCAGAAAGTGGGAGCCTACAGAGTTGCAAAAGCAAGAGGTGGCTGCTAGCCAGCGTCACCTTCGAGAACTCCTCCACGAGTCGAGACTCCCCGTACTGGATTCGTATCTCTCTGGATCATATTCCCGAGACACCGCACTGCGCCCTATCGACGATGTTGATATTGTGTTTATCGTAGAGCCCTCTCACTGGAGTCAGTGGCCGTCATTGTGGCGTCCTGAACCATATGAAGTACTCGACAGCTTTGCGAGGGCCATTCGTCATCGGTATACACTGTCGTCAGTGTATGGGCAGCGGCGGTCTGTAAACCTTCGTCTTTCAGATCTTGACATAGATGTGGTTCCTGCGTTGAGTGCAAACGAACACTCATCAGCGATCTATGTCCCGGACCGTCAAGCAAGGACATGGATTTTAAGCAATCCCAAAGAGCATGCGCGACAAGCGACACAAGTAAATCGATCTCGAGATGGACAGCTAAAACCTTTAGTCAAACTGCTTAAGCTTTGGAATCGTCAATTGCCGTCGACGGCGCAGGTAAAGTCGTTTCTATTGGAAACTATGGCCCTTCGTATTTTTAGGCGGTATGGAATTCCGTCGCTTGAAGAGGGCCTTGTGAGGTTTTGGGACCATATGGCCTATGCCGCAGGCGAGGATACGGTACTCCAGTGGGAGTCGGTAGGAATCGGCCTATCTGGGTGGTCAACATCTGTGCCTGATGTAGCGGAAACGGGAGGTGATGTTGCTGGAGGCCTTGATTCGGAGTGTCGTCAAAAGTTTGTACAACGAGCGATCAGCTCACGAGACAAAGCACTAGCGAGCCTACGGGCTAGAAACAACTCGTATGCTGTAGATCACTGGAAGCGTGCGTTTCATCTTCTTTGA